The Streptococcus respiraculi sequence CTATGGCGAAAAATGATGAAATCGAGAAATTTGTTGCCCTCTATGAAGAAGAAATTATCAAGGATCATTATGGCAAACCGATTCGTGTTAAGACCTTGGGGCAAAAGCTCTATGTGGATAGTATCAAGAATCATGATATTGTCTTTGGAATCGGACCTGCAGGGACTGGGAAGACCTTTCTTGCAGTGACACTTGCAGTAACTGCTCTTAAGCGTGGACAAGTCAAGCGTATTATCTTGACCCGTCCTGCTGTGGAAGCAGGTGAAAGCCTAGGATTTTTACCAGGTGACTTGAAAGAAAAGGTCGATCCCTATCTTCGTCCTGTTTATGATGCCCTCTACCAGATTTTAGGGAAGGATCAGACGACGCGTCTCATGGAGCGTGAGATTATCGAGATTGCCCCCTTAGCCTATATGCGTGGTCGGACCTTGGAAGATGCCTTTGTTATTCTGGATGAGGCGCAAAATACGACGATTATGCAGATGAAGATGTTTCTGACCCGCCTTGGTTTTCACTCCAAGATGATTGTTAATGGCGATAGTAGCCAGATTGACCTGCCGCGTAATGTCAAGTCTGGTTTGATTGATGCGACGGAAAAATTGAAAAGAATCCCGCAGATTGACTTCGTGCATTTTTCTGCTAAGGACGTTGTCCGCCACCCTGTTGTCGCTGAGATTATCAGGGCTTATGAGCCGGAAGAAGAAAAATGAGTAAGTTATCTGTCTCTGTATAGAAAAGAGATGTTGTATGGAAAATATCTACGTGTTATTAGCTAAAAATCTGGTCCTTGAAACAGAGCGCCTTTTCCTGCGTCCTGTGACCTTGGACGATGCGAAGGCTATATATGCCTATGCCTCAGATGAGGAGACAACGCGCTATGTATTTCCACAAAATCATAGCTTAGAGGAGACAAAGGCTAATATCGCTGGTATCTATCTAGCAACCCCTCTGGGTCGCTGGGGAATTGTGCTCAAGGAAACTGGTTCCTTTATCGGTAGTATTGATATGCATAAGCTAGATACGACCATGCGAAAAAGTGCTTTAGGTTATTGTTTACATAAGGATTATTGGAACAACGGCTATATGACTGAAGCAGTGAAAGCCGTTATTCAGTTAGCTTTTGAGACCTTAGAGATGAATAAATTAGTTGCTGTTCATGACAAAGAAAATCCAGCTTCAGGAAAGGTCATGGCGAAATCAGGTATGCAATTTTCTCATGAAGAACCTTATGCCTGTATGGATGGCGAACGTGTGGTGACTAGGATTCATTACCATGTGACCAAAGAGATGTATAGAGACTAACAAAGGCTGAACTAGCGTTCGGCTTTTTTTGTTGTGGCGCCTTAATACTCTTTTGAAAATCAAGCTCCTACTTCCTTGTGTAGTTTGATTTAGTATAAGCCTTCCTGCGTTAGAAACAAGACGAATAAACCACCCTATGAGAGTGGTTTATCTTGACATGTTTTTCAATTGTGATGTGGAATTTGATAAGGTACATCCACACATATGAAAATCAAATTGAGTGTGAATAAGTCCTATACCAATTCATCAATGCTTGTGTAGTCTTGGTTTAGACCTGCAGCGACAGCTAGATTAGTGAGTTGTCCTTGGTGAGTGGTCACTCCTTGTCGGAGTCCTGCATCTTCTAAAATGGCTTCTCTGAAGCCCTTGTTTGCCAGTTTGATAATATATGGCAGAGTTACATTGGTCAGTGCAATGGTAGAAGTGCGGGCAACAGCTCCAGGGATATTGGCAACGGCATAGTGGAGTACACCGTGTTTTTCATAGACAGGTTCATCGTGGGTTGTTACGCAATCTGCTGTTTCGACAACTCCACCCTGATCGACTGCTACATCCACAATAACAGAACCTGGACGCATCTGTTTGACCATGTGTTCAGTGACTAATTTTGGTGCTTTTGCTCCGGGAAGCAGTACCGCTCCAATCACGACATCTGCATCTTTAACGCTCGCTTCAATATTAAATGGGTTAGACATAAGGGTTTGAATTTGATTGCCAAAGACGTCCTCTAAGACAGAGAGGCGCTTGGCACTGATATCTAAAATAGTCACCTGAGCTCCAAGACCTAGGGCAATACGTGCTGCGTGTGTGCCGACCACACCTCCACCGATAATGGTAACTTTGCCTTTTGGAACACCAGGGACACCACCTAAAAGCACGCCAGAGCCACCTTCTTGTTTGGTAAGGAAGTGGGCGCCGATTTGGACGGCCATCCGACCGGCCACCTCACTCATGGGGGTCAGAAGTGGTAGTTGACCATTGTCCGTTACGGTTTCATAAGCGATTCCTGTTGTTTTGTTTTTAAGCATAGCATCTGCCAATTCAGGTGCGGCAGCCATGTGAAGATAGGTGAAAAGAACAAGGTCTTCGCGGAGAAAGCCATATTCTTCAGCCAGAGGCTCCTTGACTTTCACGACCAATTCGCTCGCCCAAACCTCAGCAGCTGTCGCAAGAATTGTCGCACCTTGCGCTTCGTAATCTGTATCTGCAAAGCCAGACCCCAGCCCAGCGCCTGTTTCAATCATAACTTTGTGGCCTTGCGCCACCAAACTTTGCACACCAGCGGGTGTCAGCGCCACACGATTTTCATTATTTTTAATTTCTTTTGGAATACCAATTAGCATAGGCAACCTCCTTTTTTCTATGTCCTTAGTGTATATGAAAACGCTTATAAAATCAAGTGAAACTTGGCGATGTCAGATGCTTCAAGGAATGATGGGGGAGTGGGACAAACAATAATCAGTTAGAGCTGAATTAGCTTCCTTTTCCTCGAAATAATAAATATTTTGCAAAAAATACTCATTGTAAAAAGTAATTGCGAATAAATAGAAAGATAGGATATGGATTCCTAAAGTGATGATTTGACTTGTCATCGCTTGTTTAAATATGTAAATCGTTATCAAGTACTCGTATCGAGAGTTTTCGTGGTTTCGTTTTTCAATAGGAAGTAGCATGTCCTCGTGAACTTAAAACGATTTACGCTCTTTGAAAACTGAATACAAACCACTATCCCGATTAGCGTGCCTATGGATAAAAGAGAAATAGGGGTGGTGTAGTAGCTAGAAAAGGATATCTAGCCCAGGCACATCACGCAAAAGCATGAGACAAAGTCATAAGCTGAAGGAGTTTGCAGTACCTAGACTAGAAACTGTGTGTAAGAAATACCGACGAGAAGATACGTCTTCTTGCAGCACGGCGTAAATCGCCTTTGATTCGCTAGGAGGAAAAAACATGAATCAAGTGAAAAAAGATACTGAAGTCACATTAGCTGACTTACGCAAACTAGGTCAACGAGGCGGAGTAACCGCCCGTCTCGTGGACGGACGAACCGTGAAATTGCATCCTCGATTTGGAACGATTTCACAAAAAGGTTATATTGCTGGTACAGTAGAAACAGTCGAAGTTATTTATGATTATGCACATTTACATCCACTCATCCGCACGATTATGTCCCAAAATGTCCTTGTCGCAAGACGAGAAGGCAACGGAACTAAAAGTGTTTTACGGCTTACAGGAAAAGGGTATGGCAAATAAGGTACATTAGATTATTAATACAAATACGAAAGGCAAGTCATACGCTTGTCTTTTTTAACGCTCAAAGGAGATACAATGATTTCAACCTACTCTCCCTCAAAGGAAGAGAAGAATAGACTGGTAGCACAAAGGCTACTTTTTACTTCACAACAAGAAAAGGAGACACTATGAATAATTCTCAAACACCTTCCTACCGCAATCGAAAAAAGAACGGTAAGAAGCGATTGAAACGCACCCTAGCTCTTTTTAGCGCAGGGGTGGCTCTTACAGGGGCGGGAGTCGCAACCCTCGTCCCACAAGCTCCGTGGAATCAAAGCGTCGTCCAGGCAGCTGAGATTCAACACGGACAACAGATTGGCTCGCTTAATGGCGTACCCGTTGTGAAAGCCAACACGGCAAATATGGCTTCCCCTGAGTTCCAGGCGCTGGTAGATTCCCTTGTCGCAGACAAAGACCTAGGATCTGTCAAGTATGTCGCAGACCAAATCCAATGGAACGCTAATTCTGAAGTAAAGGGAGTTGGTGGTGTTGCGACGGGGCCGCTCGGCACCTTCTTTGGCACAAATATCCTCCACCCTCTGAAACAAGATGGATTTACGAAAGATGATATTGGCGGCTTTCTGAACCCAGGACAATCTCTCGCCGTGACTAATGTCGGGACGGTGACCGACATTGAAACGGGTGAGAAAATTCCCGTTGATTTAATTATCAAACATGTGGACGTAGAACATGGGGCTGATGGCTGGACGAATAAAGATATCGCTATGGCGATCAAGAACCAAGGCTCTGTCATCACGGTTGGAGTAGCTGTGACAGCAGGGGGATCGATTTCATCTGGTTCAGGTGGAATCTCTGAAGATGGAGCGCTAGCAGGAGGGCTTCCTCTTGGGATAGGTCGTCCTGCAGGCTATATTGAAAGAATAGCTTATACTGCAGGACTTGTACGTCAAGATACCAAACAACCGATCCCTAATGAACAAGTTCTGATGGCCATGAAGGTCTCAGATATTGATGCACGACAGCTAGCAGAAGTAAGTAATCAGGGCGCTTTAGCCTATATTGTTGGACCGAATACCGATTTATCTATCTCAGGAGGAGGACTCGTTACAGGTTCATCTACAGCTACTAACAACGATTCCAGACAACTCCTACCAACGGCTTATGTCGTCCTAAAACAATGGAACTCCAATACAGTTGCTTTTTCATATACCGATGGTCGACGTGAACATTTCGATATTGTCACAGGTTTGTTTGGCGATATGGGGCTGAAGGTCAATGCGGATTCAAAAGGCTCTGTCACTATTCAAAAGACAGGGACAGCTTCTGGCTCAAGCATGTGGAACAACCTCTATACCTTGAAAGGTAATAGCTTCCGCCTTACCGATAAGAAGACAGGCAAGACCTTTGAAGGGACAACCGATGAAAAAGGAGTCGTGACATTAACCGATATTCCTTTCGGAACATATACTGTTGAAGAAATCAAGGCTTCCCCAGGTTTCCAAAAGACCTTTAAAACCCAAGAGATTACCCTTGATGCGAAAACGCCGAAAGCAACCATTAATGGTAAAGACGATCAGCTCATCACAGTAAATGGTACTAACGATGAAATCACAGGTAAAGTCAAGATTACAAAGACAGGGACACAATCTGGTACCACCATGTGGAACAATCTCTATACCCTTAAAGGAAACAAGTTCAAGTTGACCAATAAGCAGTCTGGCAAGGTCTATGAAGT is a genomic window containing:
- the ald gene encoding alanine dehydrogenase, with the protein product MLIGIPKEIKNNENRVALTPAGVQSLVAQGHKVMIETGAGLGSGFADTDYEAQGATILATAAEVWASELVVKVKEPLAEEYGFLREDLVLFTYLHMAAAPELADAMLKNKTTGIAYETVTDNGQLPLLTPMSEVAGRMAVQIGAHFLTKQEGGSGVLLGGVPGVPKGKVTIIGGGVVGTHAARIALGLGAQVTILDISAKRLSVLEDVFGNQIQTLMSNPFNIEASVKDADVVIGAVLLPGAKAPKLVTEHMVKQMRPGSVIVDVAVDQGGVVETADCVTTHDEPVYEKHGVLHYAVANIPGAVARTSTIALTNVTLPYIIKLANKGFREAILEDAGLRQGVTTHQGQLTNLAVAAGLNQDYTSIDELV
- a CDS encoding GNAT family N-acetyltransferase, whose product is MENIYVLLAKNLVLETERLFLRPVTLDDAKAIYAYASDEETTRYVFPQNHSLEETKANIAGIYLATPLGRWGIVLKETGSFIGSIDMHKLDTTMRKSALGYCLHKDYWNNGYMTEAVKAVIQLAFETLEMNKLVAVHDKENPASGKVMAKSGMQFSHEEPYACMDGERVVTRIHYHVTKEMYRD
- a CDS encoding PhoH family protein, whose amino-acid sequence is MQEHSIDIHLSHPDDMLSLFGSNERHLRLMEQELDVVIHARTEVVQVIGESGAVELARLVIQSLLILINRGLTIQLPDVVTAISMAKNDEIEKFVALYEEEIIKDHYGKPIRVKTLGQKLYVDSIKNHDIVFGIGPAGTGKTFLAVTLAVTALKRGQVKRIILTRPAVEAGESLGFLPGDLKEKVDPYLRPVYDALYQILGKDQTTRLMEREIIEIAPLAYMRGRTLEDAFVILDEAQNTTIMQMKMFLTRLGFHSKMIVNGDSSQIDLPRNVKSGLIDATEKLKRIPQIDFVHFSAKDVVRHPVVAEIIRAYEPEEEK